TTGCTGGGCCGCGTCAGGGGCGTGCCGTCCGGGGCGGTGATCAGCGAGGCCACGCCCGCCGCCCGGGCAAAGGCGTCCTGGACTTTTTGCACCTCGCCCGGGTCGAAGATATCGGCCAGGGTCAGGCCCGTGACATCCCCCATGGGCTGGGTCAAAGCCAGAAGCTTGGTTTCCAGTCCGGCGTTGATGGCCCGAATCCCCTCCTGGGCCTCCCGTTTTTCGGTGATGTCCGACACAAAGACCAGATAGCGGTCCCCCCCCAGGGCCACGCCGCTGAAAAAAAACCAGCGCCGCGTCCCGGCCAGATCCGTGATCTCCACATCCCCCTGGCTGTGCCCCGCCTCACGCAGGGCCTCCAGATGTCCGCGCACGGCCTCCCGGGAACCGGGCGTCAGGGTGTCCGCAAACGACGTCCCCAAAAGCTCCGCAAACGGTTTCCCGGCCAGTCGGCAGGCCGCCGGATTGGCCGCCAGATAGCGTCCCTTACCGTCAAAAACGATCACCCCCATGGGGGCGTTGTCCACATATCCCTGGTACTTGGCCTCACTTTCGCGCAGGGCCCGCTCGGTTCGGCGCAGCCTGCGGGTCTGCTCCAGGAGGACCGCGATGAGCGCCGCCTGCACCAGCACCACGGCCACCGCGCCCAGGATCCAGCCCCGGTACCGGGTGAAGACCGAATACGGCCGGTTAATGACGGCCGCGCCCGCGGGCAGGCGATCCTCGCCGATGCCGAACCGGACCAGTTGGCCATGGTCGAACATCGGTGAGGAGCGGCTGTGGCGGACGGGCAGGCTGGAGGGACTCTCCCCGTCCAGAATCCGGACCACCATTTCCCCTGCCTGCCTGCCGTCGTTCTCGCCGGACAGCAGGGAGCCGCCCACGATGCCGTGCGCCAGCCGGATATCATGCGTCGAAAAGACCGGCACGGAACTGGCCCGGGAGATCCGCCGGGTGGTTTCATCGCGTTCGAAGACCACCCCGGCCCCATCCACGACATAGCTGAAAAGCAGGACCACGGCGTCGGGCGGCAGTTCCCCGAGACGTTTCAGGAGCGTATCCATGGGCAGATCGGCCGAATAGTCCACCCGCACCCGTCCCTGGAAATGAGCCAGAACCTGGGCGGCCTCATGGCGCATGGCCAGCCCGGTGACGGTATGATCGGTGACAACGAAAACTTCCTTCGTCCCTGGCAAAAGGTCCAGGATCAGGGCCATGACCCCCTGGATATCCATGACTTCGGCCACCCCGGTGGCTCCCGCCTGGACCGCGCGGTCCACCAGGGACATGTCGTCGATGCCGCAGAACACCACCCGGGCGCCTGGGAAAATCGATTCGGGGGCATTCAGGAGCAGGGTCAGGGCCGGGTTGTCCAGAGCCACCACCACGGAAACCGGAATATCCCGGTATTTTTCCCGAAAGAAGGCGGCCTGCCTGTTACGCGACGCCTGTTCCCGGTGCCGCTTGGCGTCCAGGTATTCGACGGCGGGAATCAGGCCCGGCCGGGCCTGCCGAAAGACCGACAAAACCCCATCCACTTCCGCGTCGGACCAGATGTCGCCGTAATGGTAGGAGTTGAGGATGACAACCTGGGGAGTCTGGGCGCAGGCGTCATGCTGCAGCCAAGGACAAAGCAGGACCACTACCAGGAAAAGCCCGCAAAAAGGATGCACATCATCCGCATTTTTACGCGGAATGCCCGTCATGACGGCTCTTCCTTGCCTGGTTTGCAGGATGCCGGAAAAGAACGGCGCCAATACGATCCAAAATTACCTATACCGAATCACGCTCGGAGTCCGCAAGGGAAACAAACAGACCTCCCGAAGAATTTCCCAAGAACCATGGCGGCATGGCGGCATCGCTCCCGTGATCGATCATCCGGCGGGGAGAGGCTTGACCCGGACATCCGGCTTTGGCATGCCCAGGACGCAAGGCGCCGCATACTGTGTGCAGGACGCCGGACGCATCATCGCGACGACACATGACACGCACCACAAGGACACGAACATGAAGGGCGTATGGGACGGATTGGACAAGGAACGGATCGCCAAGGCTGTGGTGACCGCCTATATGAGCGACGAATATCTGGACATCCTGGCCGACATCAACAACGCCGAAACCCCGGCCCAGGCCGAGACGGCCAAGGGCCGCATCAAGGAGGTCATGGGCGTGTGGCGCGAGGAATGCCCGGACTACGCCTTCATGGTGGACGGCCTGTATCTTTTCGCCGAGCGGCGCATCCGCGACCTCACGGGGCTTTCCTGACGGCCCCGGTCGGCGCGCTGATCCCGTTTCGAACCTCGACATATCGGTCGAGTCCGGCCAGATCACGCCGCACGGCCACCTCGGGAAACCCGGCAAAGGCCGAGCGGGCCGCCTCCGCCTGGGTGCAGCCCATCTCCATGAGGAACACCCCGTCCGGGGCCAGACGCTCCCGCGCAACCCCGGCCAAGACCGGAAAACATTCGCACCCCGTGGCCCCGCCCGGGGCCTGGGACTCGGGCGTCAAGGCCGATTTGGGCTCGAACCCGGCCACCTCGGGGCTCGCGCTACGGTATTCGGCCTCGCTGACATAGGGCGGGTTGGAAACCACCAGACCAAAGCGTTCCTCCCGGTCGCAGAGGACGGAAAAATCGCCGCACACAAACTCCATGCGCGCATCGACCCCGTGACGCCGGGCGTTTTCCCGGGCCACGGCCAGGGCCGCCGCGCTTTTGTCCACGGCCACGCCCGTCCAGGCCGGAAAGCGCACGGCCAGGGTCACGGCCAGACAGCCAGACCCCGTGCCCAGGTCCGCGAAACGCACCACGCTGTCATGGGGGAAAAGGGCCTCGACCCGTTCGACGATGCCCTCGGTCTCGGGCCGGGGGATGAGCACGTCCCGGGTGACGGCAAAGGCCAGGCCGTAGAATTCCCGCTCGCCCACCAGATAGGCCGCCGGTTCGCCCCGGCCGCGCCGGGCCACCAGATCGCGGCAGCGGGCCAGTTCGGATTCGGACAGGGGCCGGTCCATGTCCAAAAAAAGACCCAGACGCTCAAGCCCCAGCACATGGGCCAAAAGCATCTGGGCTGAAAGCCGGGGGGAGTCCACCCCCTTGTCCGAAAGATAGGCCTCGGATTTGGCCAGGATGTCCCGCACCGTGGGTCGTTTTTCCATGTCCTGCCTTGTGTCCGGCCCATCATCGCCAACCGGCGCACGGCCGGAGCCGGACGGCATGGTTCAGGGGCGGAAGCCAGCCGAGGCTCATCCTTCCCGTTCGGGGTTTCCAAAGGGGACGCGTCTCCTTTGGCCGCCGGAGGCATATCCCCCAGCCGCTGTGCCTCGCGCCCTAAGCCGCGTCGGCCTGGGCCTTTAAGGCCTCGGACTGGTAGTGGGCGGTGAGCGCCTCCATGATCTCCCCGATGTCGCCGTCGAGGATGCTGTCCAGGCGGTACACGGTCAGGTTGATGCGGTGGTCGGTCAGGCGGCCCTGGGGGAAATTGTAGGTCCGGATGCGCTCGGAGCGGTCGCCGCTGCCCACCTGGGACCGACGCGCCGCCTCCTGTTCCAGGCGTTGTTCCTCCTGCTTGGCCGAAAGCAGCCGGGAGCGCAGCACCTTCATGGCCTTGGCCCGGTTCTTGTGCTGGGATTTTTCGTCCTGGCAGATGACCACCAGACCGGAGGGGATGTGCGTCACGCGCACGGCCGAGTCCGTGGTGTTCACGCTCTGGCCGCCGGGGCCGCTGGAACGGTAGACGTCGATGCGCAGTTCCGAGGGGTCGATGGCCACGTCCACCTCTTCGGCCTCAGGCATGATGGCCACGGTCACGGCCGAGGTGTGGATGCGTCCTTGGGATTCGGTCACCGGCAC
Above is a genomic segment from Desulfolutivibrio sulfodismutans DSM 3696 containing:
- a CDS encoding PocR ligand-binding domain-containing protein, with translation MTGIPRKNADDVHPFCGLFLVVVLLCPWLQHDACAQTPQVVILNSYHYGDIWSDAEVDGVLSVFRQARPGLIPAVEYLDAKRHREQASRNRQAAFFREKYRDIPVSVVVALDNPALTLLLNAPESIFPGARVVFCGIDDMSLVDRAVQAGATGVAEVMDIQGVMALILDLLPGTKEVFVVTDHTVTGLAMRHEAAQVLAHFQGRVRVDYSADLPMDTLLKRLGELPPDAVVLLFSYVVDGAGVVFERDETTRRISRASSVPVFSTHDIRLAHGIVGGSLLSGENDGRQAGEMVVRILDGESPSSLPVRHSRSSPMFDHGQLVRFGIGEDRLPAGAAVINRPYSVFTRYRGWILGAVAVVLVQAALIAVLLEQTRRLRRTERALRESEAKYQGYVDNAPMGVIVFDGKGRYLAANPAACRLAGKPFAELLGTSFADTLTPGSREAVRGHLEALREAGHSQGDVEITDLAGTRRWFFFSGVALGGDRYLVFVSDITEKREAQEGIRAINAGLETKLLALTQPMGDVTGLTLADIFDPGEVQKVQDAFARAAGVASLITAPDGTPLTRPSNFCRLCEIIRETEKGLENCRRSDAALGCQATDGPCVRPCLSGGLLDGGTSIRVGTQVVAHWLVGQVLDETADPEAMQAYAREIGADAEAFRQALAQAPRMSRKRFEDICNSLAVIAGQLSKLAVQNVQQARFITERKAAEESLLAAKTAAEVANRAKSEFLANMSHEIRTPLNGLLGMLQLLLGMPPGDEQREYVEAALRAGKRLTSLLSDILDLARVESGKMELAREPFDFKAAAENVFNVLAPAAREKRLELVLDVAPSVPGRLLGDEVRVRQILFNLVGNAIKFTPEGSVRLSAWAVPAASPDMVTLVFEVSDTGIGIPEEKIDTVFEAFSQVEGTYTRQYQGAGLGLAIVKRLVGLMDGTLAVDSVDGKGATVSCALPLALPEGRLSEDLGTDDVTSLPVIPGARVILVEDDDVNRLVARDFLREMGISVLEAENGQECLHWLEADEGDRVGLVLMDIQMPVMDGVETARAIREREARLSLPRLPLVALTAYAMPGERQRFLLSGFDDYLAKPVDAQMLAAMLGKYLAGDAPGKTRKASLS
- the prmC gene encoding peptide chain release factor N(5)-glutamine methyltransferase; amino-acid sequence: MEKRPTVRDILAKSEAYLSDKGVDSPRLSAQMLLAHVLGLERLGLFLDMDRPLSESELARCRDLVARRGRGEPAAYLVGEREFYGLAFAVTRDVLIPRPETEGIVERVEALFPHDSVVRFADLGTGSGCLAVTLAVRFPAWTGVAVDKSAAALAVARENARRHGVDARMEFVCGDFSVLCDREERFGLVVSNPPYVSEAEYRSASPEVAGFEPKSALTPESQAPGGATGCECFPVLAGVARERLAPDGVFLMEMGCTQAEAARSAFAGFPEVAVRRDLAGLDRYVEVRNGISAPTGAVRKAP